One Oryzias latipes chromosome 21, ASM223467v1 genomic window, tgtatcagtattcgctactgacagcaacataGAAGAAGACACGCTGCTCATTTAAATGCTGAGCTTAGCAAAGTTGTTCCAAAGCTACTTAGTGATAtaaagtgatataaagagttcagttgacttgttagcatgttaaGGAACAGCTGCACTGGCAGGAATGCCACAAAGCAAAGTGGTTGCTGAGTTTAATCcacagaaaacatgaacaaaacaaaataacaaatccTTTTTGTCTTCATCTTTCATCAGACTGCTGATTGGTGCCCCAAAAGCCAAAGCTTTGGGAAGCCAAAAATCCAAGGTCACAGGAGGGCTTTACAAGTGTGAAATCAGCATGTCCAATACCTGTGAACGTGTTGAATTTGATAATGAGGGTGAGAAGAATGATTTTTATTGTCTGTTATTTGGTTGGAGGGAAGAAATTCTTATGTCTTCTTGCTTAATTATTAAAGAGGACCCGAAAAGAGAGAGCAAAGAAGATCAGTGGATGGGTGTGACTGTACAGAGTCAGGGGCCGGGGGGAAAGATTGTGGTGAGTGACTCAGTGTTTTGTACCATCACTCTAAGTGTCCTTTtgtgggggtttttttttttaaataaagacagccgcattttgttattttagacGTGCGCTCATCGCTATGAGAGGCGGACCACAGTCGGCCATACCAACGAGCTTCACTCCATCATTGGCCGCTGTTACGTCTTGAGTCAAGATTTGACCGTCGACCCAAATGCAGATGAGGATGGTGGAAACTGGAACTTCTGTGACGGCAGAGACAGAAGCCATGAAAAGTTTGGATACTGCCAGCAGGGCATGGCGGCTGCCTTCGTCAGTCATTATTTGGTTTTTGGAGCCCCTGGAACTTTCAACTGGAGAGGTACACTTCTCTTTATCTCTTTGTTGAGATTCACACATGAAGTGCCGTCTAAGCTTATGTTTTCTGACTGATGGTTTTGCCTCTCAAATCCTTCCCAGGAGTTGTACGCATGGAGCACAGGAACAACACTTTAATAGATATGGAGATCTATGATGATGGCCCGTATGAAGTTGGGGATGCAAGTCTTTTGGATGCAACACTTGTGCCAGTTCCTGCTAACAGCTTCCTTGGTAAGTTTATATtcttacaaaacaaacaagttttTGACCTACTTAGTCTATCTAAATGCATAGATTCTTGCAGAGCTTCcacttttgaaaaagtttttcattatccacccattttccaaacctgcctaatcagggtcacggggttgctggagcctatcccagctgaaGGCGAGGATGGTTTGTTGGTGGTTTTGTATAGTATTTTGAAGAATTTCTGAAATAAGAACTTTACCCAGTCAGTCAGCATAGAAAGTGCATGGCTAAGTGATTTCAAACAACTGGAATGATCTGAATTCAGTGATCAATAGGTGAGTCCAACAATCAGGTGGATTCTagctattttgttttgttatgttcTTTTTTCATGTGAACTTTTGCAGCTTGTCTTGACAAGTCTACCCACTCTATCTGCAAATTCCTTTACTCCTTTTTTTCAGGTTTATAGAAATGCCATGTTTTTCTAATGTCAAACAGGGCTTCTCAGTTGCAAGCTTCATGCAAAATTAGCGGCAGGATGAGACACTCtcttagtttttgtttaaaaaaggggTTAAGAACTTAAGAGTAAAGAGCACAAAGTCTTACTTAAATaatgaagaggaaaaaggaaatcTGTTTAGTAAACAAAGTTGTAGCAGATGAAGTTTCAATTGTTACACTGGCTCCTCCTACTGGTTGGTCAATGCATGTCTTCCACAGAAATCATGAAGCTGCTGATCTAAATCAATTCAATCCTCAATTaaacagttgttttatttcacagaCCAAATCTATTGGTGGTTAAAATCTGTCCAACCTTTTATTTCTATACTTTTATAAGCTGGTCATTCCCTTTTTACTACAGCATGGCTGTTAGCCCATCATACCTAACTGTACCAGGATCCTGCCTTGTTCAGGTCGATCTTTGCTTCTACTTAGAGTTGGGTTAAAACATCAATTTACAGTAATCAAATGAATGTTTGCTATGATAATGCAATATTGATTTATCAAGTCCTTGAATAGATTTTCTGTTTGGGTTATTTGCTGAATTCTTTACATGCAAGTCctacatttttatgatgaaaGTTCAACCATTGTTCAGTTTAAATCGCTAATTATGCATGtagaaagtgaaaaataaacGAATCTAAGATCCCGTTGAATCGGAGGTCTAATCAAATTGTAAATCAATGTTTAATCAACCTGCATGCGTCCTCTGTCCTCCTGGTTGTAGGTTTGTCATTGCCTTTAATCACCACTTCGGACTAGTTTGTAGTCTCTTCTATCTTGATGACTGACAAGATTTTTTGGGTGCCTTCTgatgcttttcttttggtttcttttaCTCTTTCTCAGAGCCACTGTCTCTAAACCaaaaacatggctgctctcaccaccaTTTTCAACACCTTCCTTTCCTTCTTGCTGACACGTTTTTGTCACACATCACAACCTGAAATCTTCCCCACCCATTGCTACCTATTTGAACATGcatcttcacctcttttcctcATTTTCTGTTACTTTGGACTGTTGACCCTACTTACAGTGAAGACCTCTACCTTCTTCACCTTTTCCCCCGTGACCTCACTGTTCCACTTCAGTCCCTCTCATTTACACTCAGATACTaattttcctcctcctccatctctctagatgttcctccaaCTGTTCCTTCCTCTCACTATAgatcacagtgtcatctgcaaacatcatagtccacagagattcctgtctaacctcatctgtcagtctgtccatcaccccAGCAAGCAAGAAGGGAGTCAAAGCTGATAATTGGTGCAGTTTCAACTCCACCTTGAGCTCCTCTGTCACACCTACAAcacatctcaccactgtcttaaaCGTctgcgaatatcgcgcgcgaaattcgttccggtgtgtacgggcctttacagcTCTCAAATGTTCTTTTATGCCACTCCAGACTTTCTCATACAACGAGTTTCAGCatcaataaatgtaaaaaaatggatgcaattttaaaaaaaatggaaaatgattgattaaatgtttattattctGCTGACATTACCCTTCATGGACCAACATTTACactgtgttatatttttatcacAGTAAAGAAAATTACTGTTTTTTCTTCAGGATTTTCTGTGGATTCAGGACGTCACATTTTACCAGGCGGTGTGGTGACGGTGGTGGCTGGAGCACCCAGAGCCAACCACAGTGGAGCTGTGGTTCTGTTGAGAAAAGAAGACAAAGGGAGTTTAGTGGGAGTCCACACTTTCAAAGGGCCCAGACTGGCCTCCTCCTTTGGATATGACGTTGCTGTAGTTGACCTCAACAATGATGGGTTGGTAACTTTTTTAATCTCAAAGTGATACATCAGCCTATATTTTGTTGAGTCAGTTCTATTAATTGTATGCAAATGTAGACACTTTTCTACTAGATAAGGGATCTGTTTAAGTAAGTATCCCCATCACAAAAACGTAATTGAACTGTTTTCGGTAGATGGGAAGACATAGTTGTGGGAGCTCCCCATTTTTTCATGAAGGATGGCGACATCGGGGGAGCTGTTTATGTCTATATGAACAAAGAAGGGAGGTGGGAAAGAGTTACTCCGCTCCGCCTAAACGGGACCAAACAGTCAATGTTTGGGCTGGCGGTGGAGAACATTGGGGATATCAATCTGGACTCATATAAAGGTAAGTGCGTCTGTTTGCAGAtgcaaattttttttcatttcctcagttaaaacaacataatattTTCAAACACAGATATTGCTGTTGGTGCTCCACTGGATGATGAGGGTGCCGGAAAGGTCTATATTTATCTTGGCTCTGCACATCAGATCAAAACCACCCCTGCTCAGGTTGGTTAACTTTGGATTGGACTggaaatagtttatttcaagcaatcaaagcaagaataatgtaTAAACAAGATAACCAACAGAGGTTTATATccatacaaaaatatatataacataGGAAAGTTAGTCATAAAATTGATATGAAAATACTCATATGTTCTCCAAGgaattcaattattattatagaACATGACAGAATGAAACAATTAACTAAAAAGGTTGTCACAAGAAGTTCAATAGATTGCTtaaaagggagtgggaggaagcaaaCCTATAAAATCCCACCCCctactttgttttgctttactgaacttttaattttttttttgtttagctaaATTATAATTCTCCAGTTGAACTTTCACTTCAACATCAACAAATCAACGAGGTCAGCATTTAGATAGAGATGTGCTGCAGGAGATTGTTATTTTGTTGTAGAATTTCCCATATTGACTAAAAAGACATTAGCCTTAAGGTGGAAACGCTAAAAATTAAGATTTATCATTAAAggtggacagaaaaaaaatgcactgtTGTGAAGCAGCAGGCCAGCAGCTGAGACATTCTAACTAAAATAACGTCTTGAAGCTATATGTAGGAAGAATAAGGAATTATTAAGGCCTATTCACACTGGCAGGTTTGATTCGCAGAAAATTTGTTGGTCGAATAATCAGTTGTTTTCTAATGTGAGGCTGAGATGCAGACTGAGCATGGAAaccctgttgttgttgttgttggttcaCTGGACAAAGGGCAGAAGTGAAATTCTGTAAAGGCGATAAATGATGCAAGTGCTGCATTAGATGTGtcagaaataaagtttaaaactaAAGAGGAGACCCTCATGATGAAGTAGTAAACTGTCTAACAGAATGTCAAACATGAGAGTGAAATGAGGATGAGGTACTGCGCCTAATTCAGAGGGTTAGTGagtctttttggtttttacttgATCCTGGATTTGAATATCGTCCCTAAGTGAGCAGCATTTGGATCTGGGTTCCTGCCAATTTGGTTTATGAAGGCATCCTGCATCTGCGGAAGTTCACAGGTTCGGTTCCTGCATTGCCTACCCGTGTGTTAAATTGCCCTTGAGCAAAACACTGTACCCAGCAGTGCTCCTGGTAGGTTCATGCCGGTGTTAGGCAGTGTAGCTGTCATCTGAGAGTTGAATGCCTGTGTGCATTGGAAAATGGGACTGtgattgtaaaatatttatcaaGGAAAGTCGATAAGGCACTATAGAAGTATACACCTTTTAATCAAAGCAATCAGGTTCAAACTTATAATTTACCAGAAAGGTTggctttcatttcatttatcatttatttattataggcatttataaatatatatttttttaatttgtttttacccCCTGATAAATTAtcaattttattatatttatttgtattttggcaataatttcttttgtttgttatcAGGTCCTAACTGGAAGAGCAAACAACATTCGGTTTTTTGGATACTCTCTGGCAGGCAAAATGGACATAGATGAAAACTTTTATCCAGACCTCGCTGTGGGTTCTCTGGCAGATGCTGTTGTAATTTACAGGTATTTGTGTGAATGCTCACACTGAGACTTTGATTACTATTCAGTTAATAGTGGCACTAAATTTAACctgataaaatgtaattttcaaacttgtttttttttttcagggcaaGGCCAGTCATTGCCATTAATATAGATGTTAAGACATCTGTGCGTGAAATcgaccttaaaaataaaacgtgtGGCAACAACATTTGGTAGGTACTTTTTAATATATCATTAATCATTTGGGCAAATGATCATTTTGAGTAAAACTAGGACTCAAAACGTTCTGccttttaatttaattacattttttcttcacagcTTCGTTGTGAATGCATCCTTCTCTTATAAGACAAAACCTGCAACCTATAACTCATTTCTATGTAAGCATAAAAGTAAAATTCAACAATATTATGTGCATTATTGTACAGATGCATATGTTTATTAAATTTATGTGGATTTTCTTTTGATGTAACAGCTCTTAATTATTCGATTAAGGCGGATGAACTCCAAAGAAAACTAGGACTGACCCCCAGAGTCTTCCTGAGCAACGAATCAGGCTTTCAGAGTGATGGAAGAGTGGAGCTCCAGAGTCAAAACGAAATAAGATATGTTGAATTAAAAGCCATAGTTAAGGTATCATCCTATACTAATATACAACAGTTCTTCTagtatttatattttatgtttgaatAAGTTTTAAGGCTTTTTGTTTCCAGAGGTCACTGTTGTGTCCTTTTTGTGCAGGACAACATAAAAGACAAAGTGCGCCCAATTTTTATTGAggtgtctgcagacattattCCTACAATGGAGAAAACCACAAAGAATGGCCTTCCTTCACTTGCACCAATCTTGGACCCCTTTAAGCCAAACACGAGTGTCATTCAGGTATAGAATGATATGCAACTGCAGAATTTGGATTGTTGACATGAGGGTATGATGGTTTTCTGTTGTTACAGATTGTTTTTGTCAAGGAGGGATGTCAGGATAGCTACATTTGCTACAGCAACCTGAAAATGAATTGCAGTTTGCACTACAAACAAAGCAATGAGTTCGTcccccttagcaaaaagtaaggaggatgtatttttaatgttttaaagttgtttttctccttcctgAAAGCTGAACCTGttgatcttgtgttttttttttttctgcagcaagAACAATGTGGCAGAGTTTGTTCTGAATTATGAGAGGAAAGACTTGGCTCTGCTTGTGAATGTGACAAACAGTGGTGGGGATTACGCTTATGAGACGAAGCTTGCGGGGAGTTTCCCACGTGGCCTGGAGTACTCTGGAGTTAGAATGGTCAAAGCTGCGGTGAGTTTACTGCACTCtcacacaaaacaaaggaaaaataaatagtttctagtttcttcaaatttttttgtttaaaagtacaATAGAGGGTTAAGCAGATATGTTCTGATATCAAAAGTTCAATAAATATGCAGACTTCCTctgtaaacacacctgatccaggtaatcagcagcagttgAAGTAGGATTTCTTAAAAACCAGCAGGATTTCAgtccttgaggcctggagtctgagacccctgctctaaggGCTCACAAATGCCTCCTAAACAGTTTTTACATTAACTcttaatttacattttgaaaaacaccTTCAAATTATCAGAACTGTGCTGAATTGAagattccattaaaaaaaacaaatatgaacaaaatgtttgatttatagTTAAATCACAATGTGTTGcagacattttttatatttcttacaaaatgtttgacatttcttataaaaacaacatcttttgtctaaattacaagaaaaaacaccaacTTTGGGCTGAAGCTCTGAATAGTTAAAAATACAACTAATAAAGGTCCTCAGGTCCGTGTAGGGCTTCACATACTTTTTCATGGTAATTGATTCTGAAAGCAAACTACAAATGTGTCAGCAACCTTTGTTTCACAAGTTTATGTATCAGGTTCATTTAGATCCAAGGATTTACTGATAATGTGGGCCAGCCTCTCTTTGGACATACACTGAAATAATCATCATCCATCATTAATTCTTCTAGACGGATAATCCGGTCGTCTGCAGTGTTGGTCAGAACAGCTCTCAAGTGGATTGTGAGCTGGGGAATCCACTTAAGAGAGACTCAGTGGTGAGCACATCCACACCCTTCTACTCACTCACTCCATCACTCAGATGCtgttgtttaaaatgtgttttacttgttttttttttctttccataagATTACGTTTTACATCATACTGAGCACCAACAACATTTCCGTTGACACCACTGAGTTTGAGATCGATCTTCAGCTCAAAACGTAAGTAGTGCCACTGCAGAAAATTCTTTCTTGATGTCAGTTTAATCCATATAGCTCAACAGCCACAGAATCCTCAAAGTGCTGCACTtgaagacagaaacaaaaaaaggctagGAAGTAATGCAATAATCATCGTATGATCGAACATAAATGACAGCAACCGCTGTACACAGCAACATAGTGATTACAGTAACAATGCATTAAAGAGTTAAATTAAGTTCATTCTAAAAATGTTGATCATTGTAAAGACCAAGAGACCATGGTAAACATGATGGAGCCAAATCATTTAAAGCCTTTAAAACGATCAGGAAATCTTAAACTGGATCctaaaatgaatagaaaaccAGTAAAGAGAAGTGAACACAAGAAAACATGAGGGGTCCTAAAACG contains:
- the itga6 gene encoding integrin alpha-6 isoform X1 produces the protein MLLQAQAALLLLHVLEPVLAFNLDPQNTLRKDGDPGTLFGLSLTFHQQLRPDHKVLLLIGAPKAKALGSQKSKVTGGLYKCEISMSNTCERVEFDNEEDPKRESKEDQWMGVTVQSQGPGGKIVTCAHRYERRTTVGHTNELHSIIGRCYVLSQDLTVDPNADEDGGNWNFCDGRDRSHEKFGYCQQGMAAAFVSHYLVFGAPGTFNWRGVVRMEHRNNTLIDMEIYDDGPYEVGDASLLDATLVPVPANSFLGFSVDSGRHILPGGVVTVVAGAPRANHSGAVVLLRKEDKGSLVGVHTFKGPRLASSFGYDVAVVDLNNDGWEDIVVGAPHFFMKDGDIGGAVYVYMNKEGRWERVTPLRLNGTKQSMFGLAVENIGDINLDSYKDIAVGAPLDDEGAGKVYIYLGSAHQIKTTPAQVLTGRANNIRFFGYSLAGKMDIDENFYPDLAVGSLADAVVIYRARPVIAINIDVKTSVREIDLKNKTCGNNICFVVNASFSYKTKPATYNSFLSLNYSIKADELQRKLGLTPRVFLSNESGFQSDGRVELQSQNEIRYVELKAIVKDNIKDKVRPIFIEVSADIIPTMEKTTKNGLPSLAPILDPFKPNTSVIQIVFVKEGCQDSYICYSNLKMNCSLHYKQSNEFVPLSKNKNNVAEFVLNYERKDLALLVNVTNSGGDYAYETKLAGSFPRGLEYSGVRMVKAATDNPVVCSVGQNSSQVDCELGNPLKRDSVITFYIILSTNNISVDTTEFEIDLQLKTTSNQKIPPLKVKSTLVFELPLSVSGEASPTQVSFGGVVTGESAMKTEEDVGSLINITVRIHYLTNLLWKSSVRAVLHIKWPKLNKQGKYLLYLMNVSTKGQNEVRCSPETEINSLKLTHVKSSVSEPNQKITKEEKKTSGRISSFFGRKNNVLSMESGIHWGHLQCTLLGIDGTTIELRTRLWNSTFLEEYASVKTSRLLVKASLELQTDVKNVILKSPNIDVTVAVSPESDVAQYVVQWWVILLAVLAGILILALMVFMLWKCGFFKRSQKDDSVPQYHAVRIRKESVEREDAKLKPDVTEKKQWMTSWMDSESYS
- the itga6 gene encoding integrin alpha-6 isoform X3, yielding MLLQAQAALLLLHVLEPVLAFNLDPQNTLRKDGDPGTLFGLSLTFHQQLRPDHKVLLLIGAPKAKALGSQKSKVTGGLYKCEISMSNTCERVEFDNEEDPKRESKEDQWMGVTVQSQGPGGKIVTCAHRYERRTTVGHTNELHSIIGRCYVLSQDLTVDPNADEDGGNWNFCDGRDRSHEKFGYCQQGMAAAFVSHYLVFGAPGTFNWRGVVRMEHRNNTLIDMEIYDDGPYEVGDASLLDATLVPVPANSFLGFSVDSGRHILPGGVVTVVAGAPRANHSGAVVLLRKEDKGSLVGVHTFKGPRLASSFGYDVAVVDLNNDGWEDIVVGAPHFFMKDGDIGGAVYVYMNKEGRWERVTPLRLNGTKQSMFGLAVENIGDINLDSYKDIAVGAPLDDEGAGKVYIYLGSAHQIKTTPAQVLTGRANNIRFFGYSLAGKMDIDENFYPDLAVGSLADAVVIYRARPVIAINIDVKTSVREIDLKNKTCGNNICFVVNASFSYKTKPATYNSFLSLNYSIKADELQRKLGLTPRVFLSNESGFQSDGRVELQSQNEIRYVELKAIVKDNIKDKVRPIFIEVSADIIPTMEKTTKNGLPSLAPILDPFKPNTSVIQIVFVKEGCQDSYICYSNLKMNCSLHYKQSNEFVPLSKNKNNVAEFVLNYERKDLALLVNVTNSGGDYAYETKLAGSFPRGLEYSGVRMVKAATDNPVVCSVGQNSSQVDCELGNPLKRDSVITFYIILSTNNISVDTTEFEIDLQLKTTSNQKIPPLKVKSTLVFELPLSVSGEASPTQVSFGGVVTGESAMKTEEDVGSLINITVRIHYLTNLLWKSSVRAVLHIKWPKLNKQGKYLLYLMNVSTKGQNEVRCSPETEINSLKLTHVKSSVSEPNQKITKEEKKTSGRISSFFGRKNNVLSMESGIHWGHLQCTLLGIDGTTIELRTRLWNSTFLEEYASVKTSRLLVKASLELQTDVKNVILKSPNIDVTVAVSPESDVAQYVVQWWVILLAVLAGILILALMVFMLWKCGFFKRAYKDQYEAASHRADIHQQPSEQETLTEA
- the itga6 gene encoding integrin alpha-6 isoform X2, coding for MLLQAQAALLLLHVLEPVLAFNLDPQNTLRKDGDPGTLFGLSLTFHQQLRPDHKVLLLIGAPKAKALGSQKSKVTGGLYKCEISMSNTCERVEFDNEEDPKRESKEDQWMGVTVQSQGPGGKIVTCAHRYERRTTVGHTNELHSIIGRCYVLSQDLTVDPNADEDGGNWNFCDGRDRSHEKFGYCQQGMAAAFVSHYLVFGAPGTFNWRGVVRMEHRNNTLIDMEIYDDGPYEVGDASLLDATLVPVPANSFLGFSVDSGRHILPGGVVTVVAGAPRANHSGAVVLLRKEDKGSLVGVHTFKGPRLASSFGYDVAVVDLNNDGWEDIVVGAPHFFMKDGDIGGAVYVYMNKEGRWERVTPLRLNGTKQSMFGLAVENIGDINLDSYKDIAVGAPLDDEGAGKVYIYLGSAHQIKTTPAQVLTGRANNIRFFGYSLAGKMDIDENFYPDLAVGSLADAVVIYRARPVIAINIDVKTSVREIDLKNKTCGNNICFVVNASFSYKTKPATYNSFLSLNYSIKADELQRKLGLTPRVFLSNESGFQSDGRVELQSQNEIRYVELKAIVKDNIKDKVRPIFIEVSADIIPTMEKTTKNGLPSLAPILDPFKPNTSVIQIVFVKEGCQDSYICYSNLKMNCSLHYKQSNEFVPLSKNKNNVAEFVLNYERKDLALLVNVTNSGGDYAYETKLAGSFPRGLEYSGVRMVKAATDNPVVCSVGQNSSQVDCELGNPLKRDSVITFYIILSTNNISVDTTEFEIDLQLKTTSNQKIPPLKVKSTLVFELPLSVSGEASPTQVSFGGVVTGESAMKTEEDVGSLINITVRIHYLTNLLWKSSVRAVLHIKWPKLNKQGKYLLYLMNVSTKGQNEVRCSPETEINSLKLTHVSSVSEPNQKITKEEKKTSGRISSFFGRKNNVLSMESGIHWGHLQCTLLGIDGTTIELRTRLWNSTFLEEYASVKTSRLLVKASLELQTDVKNVILKSPNIDVTVAVSPESDVAQYVVQWWVILLAVLAGILILALMVFMLWKCGFFKRSQKDDSVPQYHAVRIRKESVEREDAKLKPDVTEKKQWMTSWMDSESYS